One segment of Thermoanaerobaculia bacterium DNA contains the following:
- a CDS encoding protein kinase codes for MQERSAGRSEAPFSPGRMLGSRYRILSVLGYGGMGVVYKALDLTLDLEIALKGLRPDKISPGKRELLRREIILSRKVTHENVCRIYDLQEIDGVEYVSMEYIRGKALKDIEEAEGILPLGRGLSIAKGICRGLAAAHRIGVLHRDLKPENVIVDEEGRPRLMDFGIAIDRGQSWTERSGTVPGTPQFLAPELLRGAASDVRSDVYALGVLLFEMFTGRVPFDDPDTKTLVRKVLDEKAPDVTSLRPDFPPALAAMIDRLIAKDPEARFSSAEEVAAEIEKYEGAYLDHVLGEVSVARARSVKLMVILEANKALAATFDPTEILQIILRTATQETDAERGTIFLVEPETRDLVSQILEGGSVSPIRVPWGQGIAGACAAEGKPILTLDVAADPRHDPGPDSTSGFKTVSLLAVPMRTPSGEIAGVIEVLNKRRGAFTREDEEFLAAVADHAALAVESSRQHRSAIAEAAGEAREGLLRAIRPLLFPAEWPPTPGFDSAPLRWRASTTGLLGFDAIAGDGALTLFLAEDPRPAEEGIADLLATMTEFRSRAAGAPIDSVLEPLARRTARVAAARLSAGEAVLCASGAPLPSVFSHGRPVPFPAERRGALTCATVPLAAGDLVLVASEGLSGMEGGRGGEEEKQLHRAARLADRDDVSGAFMDLVVRWKAEGRRPKDRDVVILGARRI; via the coding sequence ATGCAGGAGCGCTCCGCGGGAAGGAGCGAGGCGCCGTTCTCACCGGGACGAATGCTCGGTTCCCGGTATCGGATCCTGTCCGTTCTCGGCTACGGCGGGATGGGGGTCGTCTACAAGGCGCTCGATCTGACGCTCGATCTCGAGATCGCGCTGAAGGGGCTGCGCCCCGACAAGATCTCGCCGGGGAAGCGGGAGCTGCTGCGCCGCGAGATCATCCTGTCGCGGAAGGTCACGCACGAGAACGTCTGCCGCATCTACGACCTGCAGGAAATCGACGGCGTCGAGTACGTCTCGATGGAATACATCCGCGGGAAAGCCTTGAAGGACATCGAGGAGGCGGAGGGAATCCTCCCGCTCGGCCGGGGCCTCTCGATCGCAAAGGGGATCTGCCGGGGCCTCGCCGCGGCTCACCGGATCGGCGTGCTCCACCGGGATCTCAAGCCCGAGAACGTCATCGTCGACGAGGAAGGTCGGCCGCGCCTGATGGACTTCGGGATCGCGATCGACCGGGGCCAGTCGTGGACCGAGCGTTCCGGCACGGTCCCCGGGACGCCGCAGTTCCTCGCGCCCGAGCTCCTCCGGGGCGCCGCATCCGACGTCCGGAGCGACGTCTACGCCCTCGGCGTCCTCCTCTTCGAGATGTTCACCGGCCGGGTGCCGTTCGACGACCCGGACACGAAGACCCTCGTGCGCAAGGTGCTCGACGAGAAGGCGCCGGACGTGACGTCGCTGCGCCCCGACTTTCCGCCCGCGCTCGCCGCGATGATCGACCGGCTGATCGCGAAAGACCCGGAAGCGCGGTTTTCGTCCGCCGAAGAAGTCGCCGCCGAGATCGAAAAGTACGAGGGCGCTTACCTCGACCACGTCCTGGGAGAGGTCTCCGTCGCCCGAGCCCGGAGCGTGAAGCTGATGGTGATCCTCGAGGCGAACAAGGCGCTCGCGGCGACCTTCGACCCGACCGAGATCCTCCAGATCATCCTCCGCACGGCGACGCAGGAAACCGACGCCGAGCGCGGAACGATCTTCCTCGTCGAGCCGGAGACGCGCGACCTCGTGTCGCAGATCCTCGAGGGAGGCTCGGTTTCGCCGATCCGCGTCCCCTGGGGGCAGGGGATCGCCGGAGCGTGTGCCGCGGAAGGAAAGCCGATCCTGACGCTCGACGTCGCCGCGGACCCGCGCCACGATCCCGGTCCCGATTCGACGTCCGGCTTCAAGACCGTGTCGCTCCTGGCCGTGCCGATGAGGACCCCCTCCGGTGAAATCGCGGGGGTGATCGAGGTCCTGAACAAACGGCGAGGCGCGTTCACCCGCGAGGATGAGGAGTTCCTCGCGGCGGTCGCCGACCATGCGGCGCTCGCGGTCGAGAGCTCGCGGCAGCACCGCTCGGCGATCGCGGAGGCGGCGGGCGAAGCCCGCGAGGGCCTGCTGCGGGCGATCCGGCCGCTGCTCTTTCCGGCCGAGTGGCCGCCGACGCCCGGCTTCGATTCCGCGCCGCTGCGCTGGCGGGCGTCGACGACCGGGCTCCTCGGTTTCGACGCGATCGCCGGCGACGGCGCTCTGACACTGTTCCTCGCCGAGGACCCGCGGCCGGCCGAGGAGGGAATCGCCGACCTCCTCGCCACGATGACCGAGTTCCGCTCGCGGGCGGCGGGTGCGCCGATCGACTCCGTGCTCGAGCCGCTCGCGAGGCGGACGGCCCGGGTCGCTGCGGCTCGCCTGTCGGCGGGCGAAGCCGTGCTCTGCGCCTCCGGCGCCCCGCTCCCGTCGGTCTTCTCGCACGGGCGGCCGGTGCCGTTTCCCGCGGAGCGCCGGGGCGCGCTCACGTGCGCGACCGTGCCGTTGGCGGCCGGCGACCTCGTCCTCGTCGCTTCCGAAGGGCTGAGCGGCATGGAAGGCGGCCGCGGCGGCGAGGAGGAAAAGCAGCTCCACCGCGCCGCGCGGCTCGCCGACCGCGACGACGTGTCGGGCGCGTTCATGGATCTCGTCGTGCGCTGGAAGGCGGAGGGGCGGCGGCCGAAGGACCGGGACGTCGTCATACTCGGCGCCCGCCGAATTTAG
- the efp gene encoding elongation factor P — protein MNIPATQIRNGMIIVFNGELHRVHEASHRTPGNLRAFMQVRMRNLRTGSMNDHRFSSNDRVEKASLDTHEMEYLYSDPAGHHFMNQENYDQITLPDDVVGDSLKYLLPNTAMSVDFYEGNPVGIELPNTVTLTVTETQPGMKGATASASYKPATLETGLVVNVPQFIEAGTRVKIDTRDDSYLERA, from the coding sequence ATGAATATTCCGGCCACCCAGATCCGCAACGGAATGATCATCGTGTTCAACGGCGAGCTCCACCGGGTCCACGAAGCGTCGCACCGAACGCCCGGCAACCTTCGGGCGTTCATGCAGGTCCGGATGCGAAATTTGCGCACCGGATCGATGAACGACCACCGATTTTCGTCCAACGACCGGGTCGAGAAAGCCTCGCTCGACACCCACGAAATGGAGTACCTGTACTCCGACCCGGCCGGCCACCACTTCATGAACCAGGAAAATTACGATCAGATCACGCTGCCCGACGACGTCGTGGGCGACTCGCTGAAGTACCTCCTGCCGAACACCGCGATGTCGGTCGATTTCTACGAGGGGAATCCCGTCGGCATCGAGCTCCCGAACACGGTGACGCTCACGGTGACCGAGACGCAGCCCGGAATGAAGGGAGCGACCGCATCGGCGTCGTACAAGCCGGCCACGCTCGAGACCGGTCTCGTCGTCAACGTCCCGCAGTTCATCGAGGCGGGAACCCGGGTCAAGATCGATACCCGCGACGACAGCTACCTCGAACGAGCCTAG
- a CDS encoding SGNH/GDSL hydrolase family protein, translated as MKKIGIWAVTAALAWAAEPASAQTFHKYVSLGDSLAEGEEAGCVVERHQLHSYPAIIAQQVGQTDFQQPLRGELPPPSDGISFTGIPCLGIVFQGGQVTIGVVSQEGADLNRDLPRPFDNLGINGFFDTKDMVDLKHTDVSSGDGKQIAAARVLRNVTGSPFDGMSAIDEANLLQPDLVTLWIGNNDILLPAAAGVVIPGVTLTPQPVFDDAYGRVMDGVSASGRTVVVATIPDIVTVPFFTYIPPFIIDPSTGQPIPDGQGGFLTYIGERHDGTAGPIPPDTLVTLQAAPLLAQGIGIPAALGGTGIPLPDGNFEPPATVNPGVLLYADEVAQLEAYTDHFNATIAADAAAHGAGVLDVHEIFHQLKDTGYDVAGVHLSADFPTGGLFSADGLHPTNIGYAVLADYWIQAINATAGSSVPRADVYSVLFTPDVPQFAASPAAANGRSAIVVDAPPSAAVIGAVADPSRHR; from the coding sequence ATGAAGAAAATCGGGATCTGGGCAGTCACAGCCGCTCTCGCGTGGGCGGCGGAGCCGGCTTCGGCGCAGACCTTCCACAAGTACGTCTCGCTCGGAGACAGCCTGGCGGAAGGGGAGGAGGCGGGGTGCGTCGTGGAGCGCCACCAGCTCCATTCGTATCCGGCCATCATCGCGCAGCAGGTGGGACAGACCGACTTCCAGCAGCCGCTGCGGGGCGAGCTGCCGCCGCCGTCCGACGGCATATCGTTCACGGGGATCCCGTGCCTCGGGATCGTCTTCCAGGGCGGTCAGGTCACGATCGGCGTCGTGTCGCAGGAGGGCGCCGACCTGAACCGCGACCTGCCGCGCCCCTTCGACAACCTCGGGATCAACGGCTTCTTCGACACCAAGGACATGGTCGATCTCAAACACACCGATGTTTCCTCGGGCGACGGCAAGCAGATCGCCGCCGCGCGGGTGCTGCGCAACGTTACGGGAAGCCCGTTTGACGGCATGAGCGCGATCGACGAGGCGAACCTCCTGCAGCCCGACCTCGTCACGCTCTGGATCGGGAACAACGACATTCTCCTCCCCGCGGCCGCGGGCGTCGTGATCCCCGGCGTGACGCTGACGCCCCAGCCCGTCTTCGACGACGCCTACGGGCGGGTCATGGACGGCGTGAGCGCGAGCGGACGGACGGTCGTCGTGGCGACGATTCCGGACATCGTCACGGTGCCGTTCTTCACGTACATCCCCCCCTTCATCATCGATCCGTCGACGGGTCAGCCGATCCCGGACGGGCAGGGCGGCTTCCTCACCTACATCGGCGAGCGGCACGACGGCACCGCGGGGCCGATCCCGCCCGACACGCTCGTGACGCTCCAGGCGGCGCCCCTCCTCGCGCAGGGGATCGGAATTCCGGCGGCGCTCGGCGGGACCGGGATCCCGCTGCCCGACGGGAACTTCGAGCCTCCGGCGACGGTGAATCCCGGCGTCCTGCTGTACGCGGACGAGGTCGCCCAGCTCGAGGCCTACACGGACCATTTCAACGCGACGATCGCCGCCGACGCCGCCGCGCACGGCGCCGGCGTCCTGGACGTCCACGAGATATTCCACCAGCTCAAGGACACGGGTTACGACGTCGCCGGCGTCCACCTGTCGGCGGACTTCCCGACGGGCGGCCTCTTCTCGGCCGACGGCCTGCACCCGACGAACATCGGGTACGCGGTTCTCGCCGACTACTGGATCCAGGCGATCAACGCGACGGCGGGGTCGAGCGTCCCGCGCGCCGACGTCTACTCCGTGCTCTTCACGCCCGACGTTCCGCAGTTCGCGGCCTCCCCGGCCGCGGCGAACGGCCGAAGCGCGATCGTGGTCGACGCGCCCCCTTCCGCGGCGGTGATCGGAGCGGTTGCGGATCCCTCGCGGCATCGCTGA
- a CDS encoding outer membrane protein transport protein, with the protein MVIARKFHRFRVRPLLGIFALLLSAPVFPAGFGFFEQGAKATAMGGAFAAVADDPSALFYNPSGIGFQDHFSIMAGTTVTTFTKSQFHGANPAPGEDASGTFHKTWFFPSQIYVVAPITSNVKFGLAVYSPFGLASRWKDAETWPGRFISQNADIKTFSLVPVLAIRVTPTFSIAGGAEYRLSRVALERNEAAYDPFSQTFVDVAHVKLKSGTEHGWGWNAGFLWKPSPSFSLGASYKAKMTIDYATHARFTQRFTGNPVFDAGVAASLPDNPRAEASVNFPAMADFGIAWHCPGQAFTLSADAVWTEWSNYDKLDIVFPDGELSTIHRDTSWRNVWSYRVGIEQKFHALAFRAGFVYDETPQPSREAGPLLPDSIRRGYCIGIGYSGEHFGIDLADMYLPFQNRTIRDSQDNFNGSYKLTANLIGANLRLSF; encoded by the coding sequence GTGGTCATCGCGCGGAAATTCCACCGTTTCCGGGTCCGACCTCTCCTGGGCATCTTCGCCTTGCTGCTCTCGGCTCCCGTCTTTCCCGCCGGCTTCGGCTTCTTCGAGCAGGGAGCCAAGGCCACGGCGATGGGAGGCGCGTTCGCCGCGGTCGCCGACGATCCCTCCGCCCTCTTCTACAACCCGTCCGGCATCGGCTTCCAGGACCACTTCTCGATCATGGCCGGGACCACGGTCACGACCTTCACGAAGTCGCAGTTCCACGGCGCGAATCCTGCGCCGGGAGAGGACGCGAGCGGGACGTTCCACAAGACGTGGTTCTTTCCCAGTCAGATCTACGTCGTCGCCCCGATCACGTCGAACGTGAAGTTCGGCCTCGCGGTGTACTCCCCGTTCGGCCTCGCGTCCCGCTGGAAAGACGCCGAGACGTGGCCCGGCCGGTTCATCTCGCAGAATGCCGACATCAAGACGTTCAGCCTCGTGCCGGTCCTCGCGATCCGCGTCACGCCGACGTTTTCGATCGCCGGCGGCGCCGAATACCGGCTCTCGCGCGTCGCGCTCGAGAGAAACGAGGCGGCGTACGACCCCTTCTCGCAGACGTTCGTCGACGTCGCGCACGTCAAGCTGAAGTCCGGCACGGAGCACGGGTGGGGATGGAACGCCGGGTTCCTCTGGAAGCCGTCGCCCTCGTTCTCGCTCGGCGCCTCGTACAAGGCGAAGATGACGATCGACTACGCCACGCACGCCCGGTTCACCCAGCGGTTCACCGGCAACCCCGTGTTCGACGCGGGCGTGGCGGCGAGCCTTCCCGACAATCCGCGTGCGGAGGCCTCGGTCAATTTTCCGGCGATGGCCGACTTCGGAATCGCCTGGCACTGTCCGGGACAGGCGTTCACGCTCTCGGCCGACGCCGTCTGGACCGAGTGGTCGAACTACGACAAGCTCGACATCGTGTTCCCGGACGGGGAGCTTTCGACGATTCACCGCGACACGAGCTGGAGGAACGTGTGGTCGTATCGCGTCGGAATCGAGCAGAAGTTCCACGCGCTGGCGTTCCGGGCAGGGTTCGTCTACGACGAGACGCCGCAGCCCTCCCGCGAGGCCGGACCGCTCCTGCCCGACTCGATCCGCCGCGGGTACTGCATCGGCATCGGCTATTCCGGCGAGCACTTCGGAATCGACCTCGCCGACATGTACCTTCCCTTCCAGAACCGGACGATCCGGGACAGCCAGGACAATTTCAACGGCAGCTACAAGCTGACGGCGAACCTGATCGGCGCGAATCTGCGCCTGTCGTTCTGA
- a CDS encoding DUF488 domain-containing protein: protein MKIVWTIGHSNRSFEEFRDLLAASEIEQAADIRRYPASRKWPHFDAASLAGSLPAAGIAYLPMPELGGRRRALPDSRHTAWRSDAFRGYADFLDGPEGAPALGRLENAAASRRTAFFCAEAVPWRCHRSLVADALTARGWSVLDILGPSSVRPHLLPDFARVEGERVIYDAGQLPLSP, encoded by the coding sequence ATGAAGATCGTCTGGACGATCGGCCACTCCAACCGCTCGTTCGAGGAGTTCCGGGATCTCCTCGCCGCGTCCGAGATCGAGCAGGCCGCCGACATCCGGCGATATCCCGCTTCGCGAAAATGGCCGCATTTCGACGCGGCCTCCCTGGCGGGTTCCCTTCCCGCGGCGGGGATCGCCTATCTGCCGATGCCCGAGCTCGGGGGCCGCCGCCGAGCGCTCCCCGATTCCCGGCACACGGCCTGGCGCAGCGACGCGTTCCGGGGATACGCCGATTTCCTCGACGGCCCCGAGGGGGCGCCGGCGCTCGGCCGGCTCGAGAACGCGGCGGCATCGCGGCGCACGGCGTTCTTTTGCGCCGAGGCCGTCCCGTGGCGCTGCCACCGGAGCCTCGTGGCCGACGCGCTGACGGCCCGCGGCTGGAGCGTCCTCGACATCCTGGGCCCCTCGAGCGTGCGGCCGCACTTGCTGCCGGACTTCGCGCGCGTCGAGGGGGAGCGGGTGATCTACGACGCCGGGCAGCTCCCGCTCTCTCCCTGA
- a CDS encoding RNA-binding protein yields the protein MKLYVGNLSYDTSEDELRDAFAAFGDVASAKIINDRETGRSKGFGFVEFNDDEAARKAMSSMNGSDLRGRALTVNEARPQTDRPRGGMGGGRERSGGAGYRGGNRY from the coding sequence ATGAAGCTTTATGTGGGTAATCTCTCGTACGACACTTCCGAGGACGAGCTGCGGGACGCGTTCGCCGCGTTCGGAGACGTCGCTTCCGCGAAGATCATCAATGACCGCGAAACCGGCCGTTCCAAGGGGTTCGGTTTCGTCGAATTCAACGACGACGAGGCGGCTCGGAAAGCCATGTCCTCGATGAACGGTTCGGATCTCCGCGGGCGCGCGCTGACGGTCAACGAGGCCCGGCCGCAGACCGACCGGCCGCGCGGCGGCATGGGCGGCGGCCGCGAACGGAGCGGGGGCGCCGGCTACCGGGGCGGTAACCGCTACTGA
- a CDS encoding protein kinase — MTQKSWIFVSWSIAALATILFSIGAIQNFAGPALELDWNRSTGVVSSVHPAGAADRAGIRPGDRIVAVEGVPAAGSDNPFYAIRAGAPAEIAIERDGRRRTLSVVPSTLGAARLRSFSLGGSAALGALSGWLNFVVNCWMLLLAFFLLTARRNVASARVAAAELAFWAGGNELLLKSGAGALIGFLPAAARLAVHFADGLYLAMFFGACLHFALVFPAPLRRIRRRPALQLVPYALAFPLAAAEGIRALRFLDPRWGARLPAPPVDLVYQLVGPALVIASVVVLGRRLRRETDVNARRRLRLLFLSLLPGLAGFLLVIAFDRIGASLAAARAADLVQWAGVAAGAAIFTYAIVKHRLFDIRILVRKSLQYALAKGTLLAALAIPAVALLAFVYEHRDESVARLVAGRPGVYLALLVALGAALGFRRPLLDALDRRFFREQFDAHRILVDVVSLVRKGTDAPALLSAALGEIDKALHPAHVSLWTLDGLGREYRRQISRGADLPAPPLPDRSALVALLGSHDEPLDLETRTGEVFLRRLAVAEREWVAATGAELLVPLPAPGRLAGFLLLSPLLSEEPYGAEERDLLRSVAAQLALAQDYTQLRNASPLLATPAPGAAALRAEPGARVCPVCRRCYPPGAETCPRDDATLFAHDATPFCIEDKYELRQLLGQGGMGSVYLAVQKRLSRPVAIKVLLAHLLQDREIRARFEREARIIAQLVHPAIVTVFDFGVLPSGNAFLVMEYLEGSAVSALVRREGKLAPARVAAILAPIAQAIDLAHAAGVIHRDLKPDNIMVLAGSGAARVPAKVLDFGVARLEKLTEEAQETPLHPTRAGMVLGTAAYMAPELFRGAPADARSDQYSLGIVAYEMLAGTLPFAVKGDLGAAALAHTQTEPAPLDDTVPHLSPVAAAAVHRALAKDPAERFSSVEAFVVEMARGISFGDSIPTVRSPL, encoded by the coding sequence GTGACCCAGAAATCGTGGATATTCGTGTCATGGTCGATCGCCGCGCTGGCGACGATCCTCTTTTCGATCGGCGCGATCCAGAACTTCGCCGGTCCGGCGCTCGAGCTCGACTGGAACCGCTCGACGGGGGTGGTCTCGTCGGTCCATCCCGCCGGCGCGGCCGATCGCGCGGGCATCCGGCCGGGCGACCGCATCGTGGCCGTCGAAGGAGTCCCGGCCGCCGGATCCGACAACCCGTTCTACGCGATCCGCGCGGGCGCCCCCGCGGAGATCGCCATCGAGCGCGACGGCCGGCGGCGAACGCTTTCCGTCGTCCCCTCGACGCTCGGTGCGGCGAGGCTTCGCTCATTTTCCCTCGGCGGGTCCGCGGCTCTGGGCGCGCTTTCCGGATGGCTGAATTTCGTCGTCAACTGCTGGATGCTCCTCCTCGCCTTCTTCCTCCTCACGGCGCGCCGGAACGTCGCGTCCGCGCGAGTCGCGGCGGCCGAGCTCGCGTTCTGGGCCGGGGGCAACGAGCTGCTGCTGAAGTCGGGCGCCGGGGCGCTCATCGGTTTCCTTCCGGCCGCCGCGCGCCTCGCCGTCCATTTCGCCGACGGTCTCTATCTCGCGATGTTCTTCGGCGCCTGCCTCCACTTCGCGCTCGTCTTTCCGGCGCCGCTCCGCCGGATTCGCCGGCGGCCCGCGCTCCAGCTCGTCCCGTACGCGCTCGCGTTTCCGCTCGCCGCGGCGGAGGGAATCCGGGCGCTTCGCTTCCTCGACCCGCGATGGGGCGCCCGCCTGCCGGCGCCTCCCGTCGATCTCGTCTACCAGTTGGTCGGCCCCGCTCTCGTCATCGCTTCGGTCGTCGTGCTCGGCCGGCGCTTGCGGCGCGAGACCGACGTCAACGCCCGGCGGCGCCTCCGGCTCCTGTTCCTCTCGCTCCTTCCGGGGCTCGCCGGCTTCCTCCTCGTGATCGCCTTCGACCGCATCGGCGCTTCGCTGGCTGCCGCGCGCGCCGCGGACCTCGTCCAGTGGGCGGGAGTCGCGGCCGGAGCGGCGATCTTCACTTACGCGATCGTCAAGCACCGCCTCTTCGACATTCGGATCCTCGTCCGGAAGAGCCTTCAGTACGCGCTCGCGAAGGGAACGCTGCTGGCGGCTCTGGCGATCCCCGCCGTGGCGCTCCTCGCGTTCGTGTACGAGCACCGCGACGAGTCCGTGGCGCGGCTCGTCGCGGGCCGGCCCGGAGTGTACCTGGCGCTCCTCGTCGCGCTCGGCGCGGCGCTCGGGTTCCGGCGGCCGCTCCTCGATGCGCTCGATCGCCGTTTCTTCCGGGAGCAGTTCGACGCGCACCGCATCCTGGTCGACGTCGTGTCGCTCGTCCGGAAGGGGACGGACGCGCCGGCGCTCCTTTCGGCGGCGCTCGGCGAAATCGACAAGGCGCTCCACCCCGCCCACGTCTCTCTGTGGACGCTCGACGGCCTCGGCCGCGAGTACCGGCGCCAGATCTCCCGGGGGGCGGATCTCCCCGCGCCGCCGCTCCCGGACCGCTCCGCGCTCGTCGCGCTGCTCGGCTCGCACGACGAGCCGCTCGACCTCGAGACCCGCACCGGCGAGGTCTTCCTGCGGCGCCTCGCGGTGGCGGAACGGGAATGGGTCGCCGCGACCGGCGCCGAGCTCCTCGTCCCGCTTCCCGCGCCCGGCCGGCTCGCCGGCTTCCTCCTCCTCTCTCCGCTTCTGTCGGAGGAGCCGTACGGCGCCGAGGAGCGCGATCTCCTCCGCTCGGTCGCGGCGCAGCTCGCGCTCGCGCAGGACTACACCCAGCTCAGGAACGCGTCGCCGCTGCTGGCCACACCGGCGCCCGGAGCCGCGGCGCTCCGAGCCGAGCCGGGCGCCCGCGTCTGCCCGGTCTGTCGCCGGTGTTATCCCCCCGGCGCCGAAACCTGTCCCCGGGACGACGCGACGCTCTTCGCGCACGACGCGACGCCCTTCTGCATCGAGGACAAGTACGAGCTCCGGCAGCTCCTCGGGCAGGGGGGAATGGGATCGGTCTATCTCGCGGTCCAGAAGAGGCTGTCGCGCCCCGTCGCGATCAAGGTGCTCCTGGCGCACCTGCTGCAGGACCGGGAGATCCGCGCGCGCTTCGAGCGCGAGGCCCGGATCATCGCGCAGCTCGTCCATCCGGCGATCGTGACCGTCTTCGACTTCGGCGTGCTGCCGTCGGGGAACGCCTTCCTCGTGATGGAGTACCTCGAAGGGAGCGCCGTCTCCGCGCTCGTCCGCCGCGAGGGGAAGCTCGCGCCCGCCCGGGTCGCCGCGATCCTCGCGCCGATCGCCCAGGCGATCGATCTCGCGCACGCCGCCGGCGTGATCCATCGCGATCTCAAGCCGGACAACATCATGGTGCTCGCCGGCTCGGGCGCCGCGCGTGTCCCCGCGAAGGTCCTCGACTTCGGGGTCGCGCGTCTCGAAAAGCTGACCGAAGAGGCCCAGGAGACTCCGCTCCACCCGACCCGCGCCGGCATGGTCCTCGGCACGGCCGCGTACATGGCCCCCGAGCTCTTCCGGGGGGCGCCCGCCGATGCGCGCTCGGACCAGTACAGTCTCGGCATC